One Methylosinus sp. C49 DNA segment encodes these proteins:
- a CDS encoding FMN-binding negative transcriptional regulator, with amino-acid sequence MYLPDLFHEQDFETVAGLIEAHPLGALTRIVNGAIVADHIPFLFDAKANVLRAHVARANPLWRDFDPASEALAIFAGLDHYVTPSWYATKRETGKVVPTWNYEAVHVHGRLRAIEDAAWIRALLRDLTARHESTRPAPWALEDAPDGFIDAMLKAIVGIELSITRIEAKRKLSQNRNAADRAGVIAGLEAEGGETAEGMAKAIAALDRKA; translated from the coding sequence ATGTATCTGCCAGACCTATTCCACGAGCAAGATTTCGAGACGGTCGCCGGCCTGATCGAGGCGCATCCGCTCGGCGCGCTCACGCGGATCGTGAATGGCGCGATCGTCGCCGATCACATTCCCTTTCTCTTCGACGCGAAGGCCAATGTGCTGCGCGCCCATGTCGCGCGCGCCAATCCGCTGTGGCGGGATTTCGATCCCGCCAGCGAGGCGCTGGCGATCTTCGCCGGCCTCGACCATTATGTGACGCCCTCCTGGTATGCGACGAAGCGCGAGACCGGAAAGGTCGTGCCGACATGGAATTACGAGGCGGTCCATGTCCATGGCCGCCTGCGCGCGATCGAGGATGCGGCTTGGATTCGCGCTTTGCTGCGCGATCTGACGGCGCGTCACGAATCGACGCGGCCCGCGCCCTGGGCGCTCGAGGATGCGCCGGATGGTTTCATCGACGCCATGCTGAAAGCGATCGTCGGCATAGAGCTGTCGATCACGCGCATAGAGGCGAAGCGAAAGCTCAGCCAGAACCGCAACGCCGCCGATCGCGCCGGCGTGATCGCCGGGCTCGAGGCGGAGGGCGGCGAGACGGCCGAGGGAATGGCGAAGGCGATAGCGGCGCTGGACCGGAAAGCCTGA
- a CDS encoding lytic murein transglycosylase, producing MKISHKLPAVLALLLCAAPARADFASCLAGLRHAAAGAGVSQRIIDSATNGLEPNDAPSFMDKQPEFKTPIWDYIAGLVDEERVEEGRAMMRQHASALHAAEQRYGVDPATVVAVWGVESDFGKNFGKRSVVQSLATLVCEAPRRNDYFKGEFIAALKILQSGDIAPEEFNGSWAGAFGHTQFMPSTFLSTAVDLDGDGRRNIASSAADSLGSTANFLRKAGWRPGLRWGFEVSVPSGYSGPSGRTTRQPMSAWGARGITRLDGGGLGDGQAALLLPAGRNGPAFLVTRNFDAIYSYNAAESYALAIAVLSDQLRGRPGIQAPWPTDDPGLSRAERREMQALLNRQGYAVGEPDGVIGTKTKEALADFQSRAGLKADGRAGKKTLDALRGR from the coding sequence ATGAAGATCTCGCATAAGCTCCCGGCGGTTCTCGCCCTTCTCCTCTGCGCCGCGCCGGCGCGCGCCGATTTTGCCTCCTGCCTCGCCGGCCTGCGCCATGCGGCGGCCGGAGCGGGCGTGTCGCAGCGCATCATCGACAGCGCGACCAATGGACTCGAGCCCAATGACGCCCCGAGCTTCATGGACAAGCAACCCGAGTTCAAGACGCCGATCTGGGACTATATCGCCGGCCTCGTCGATGAGGAGCGCGTCGAGGAAGGCCGCGCCATGATGCGGCAGCACGCCTCCGCTCTGCATGCGGCGGAGCAGCGTTACGGCGTCGATCCGGCGACCGTGGTCGCGGTCTGGGGCGTCGAATCGGATTTCGGCAAGAATTTCGGCAAGCGCAGCGTCGTGCAGTCGCTGGCGACGCTCGTCTGCGAGGCGCCGCGCCGCAACGACTATTTCAAAGGCGAGTTCATCGCGGCGCTGAAGATTTTGCAGAGCGGCGACATTGCGCCGGAGGAGTTCAACGGCTCCTGGGCCGGCGCCTTCGGCCATACGCAATTCATGCCCTCCACCTTCCTCTCCACGGCGGTCGATCTCGACGGCGACGGACGCCGCAATATCGCCAGCTCGGCGGCCGATTCGCTCGGCAGCACGGCCAATTTCCTGCGCAAGGCCGGCTGGCGGCCGGGCCTGCGCTGGGGCTTCGAGGTGAGCGTGCCTTCCGGCTATAGCGGCCCCTCCGGCCGCACGACGAGGCAACCGATGTCGGCTTGGGGCGCGCGCGGGATCACGCGGCTCGACGGCGGCGGATTGGGCGATGGTCAGGCGGCGCTGCTGCTGCCAGCCGGCCGCAACGGCCCGGCCTTTCTGGTGACGCGCAACTTCGACGCCATCTATTCCTACAACGCCGCCGAATCTTACGCGCTGGCGATCGCCGTGCTGTCAGACCAGCTGCGCGGACGCCCGGGCATTCAGGCGCCCTGGCCGACCGACGACCCCGGCCTCTCCCGCGCCGAGCGCCGCGAGATGCAAGCCCTGCTCAATCGCCAGGGCTATGCCGTCGGCGAGCCGGACGGCGTAATCGGAACCAAGACCAAGGAAGCGCTCGCCGACTTCCAGAGCCGCGCCGGGCTGAAGGCGGATGGCCGGGCGGGCAAGAAGACGCTGGATGCGTTGCGGGGGCGGTGA
- the dxs gene encoding 1-deoxy-D-xylulose-5-phosphate synthase, with product MTTSKTPLLDRIETPQDLRKLQPGQLRQLADELRRETIDAVSVTGGHLGAGLGVVELTVALHYVFDTPNDKIVWDVGHQTYPHKILTGRRDRIRTLRQGKGLAGFTKRAESEYDAFGAGHSSTSISAGLGMAVARDLSGGANHVVAVIGDSAISAGMAYEAMNNAGALDSRLIVILNDNDMSIAPPTGAMSAYLARLVSGGAFRTLRETAKQLARHLPHFLYEKARKAEEFSRSFITGGGTMFEELGFYYVGPIDGHNLEHLLPVLTNVRDKDDGPVLVHVVTQKGKGYGPAEAAADRYHGVNRFDVLTGAQDKPKANAPSYTSVFAKTLVAEAERDDKIVAITAAMPAGTGLDLFEKAFPDRMFDVAIAEQHAVTFAAGLACEGYKPFCALYSTFLQRGYDQLVHDVAIQHLPVRFAIDRAGLVGADGPTHAGAFDIAYLACLPGMVLMSPSDEAELVHMVATSVAFDEGPIAFRYPRGEGVGVELPQRGEVLEIGRGRVIREGSKVAILSLGTRLADALTAAKELSGRGISTTVADARFAKPLDRDLLLRLAANHEVLITIEEGSIGGFGSQAFQVLSEHGALDGARGTFKFRSMILPDLYIDHDKQDVMLARAGLDARAIVAKALEALGDERGAARALIA from the coding sequence CTCGACCGGATCGAAACGCCGCAGGATCTGCGCAAGCTGCAGCCCGGCCAGCTCCGCCAGCTGGCCGACGAGCTGCGCCGCGAGACGATCGACGCGGTCTCCGTCACTGGTGGGCATTTGGGCGCCGGGCTCGGCGTCGTCGAGCTGACTGTCGCGCTGCATTACGTCTTCGACACGCCCAACGACAAAATCGTCTGGGACGTCGGCCATCAGACCTATCCGCACAAGATTTTGACCGGCCGCCGCGACCGCATTCGCACGCTGCGCCAGGGCAAGGGGCTCGCCGGCTTCACCAAGCGCGCCGAGAGCGAATATGACGCCTTCGGCGCCGGCCATTCCTCCACCTCCATCTCGGCCGGCCTCGGCATGGCGGTGGCGCGCGATCTCTCCGGCGGCGCCAATCACGTCGTCGCGGTGATCGGCGACAGCGCCATTTCGGCGGGCATGGCTTATGAGGCGATGAACAACGCCGGCGCGCTCGACTCCCGTCTCATCGTCATTCTCAACGACAATGACATGTCGATCGCGCCGCCGACCGGCGCCATGTCGGCCTATCTCGCCCGGCTCGTTTCCGGCGGCGCCTTTCGCACGCTGCGCGAGACGGCCAAGCAGCTCGCCCGCCATCTGCCGCATTTCCTCTATGAGAAAGCGCGCAAGGCGGAGGAGTTCTCCCGCAGCTTCATCACAGGCGGCGGGACGATGTTCGAGGAGCTCGGCTTCTATTATGTCGGGCCGATCGACGGACATAATCTCGAGCATCTCTTGCCCGTGCTGACCAATGTGCGCGACAAGGACGACGGCCCGGTGCTGGTCCATGTGGTGACGCAAAAGGGCAAGGGCTATGGCCCGGCCGAGGCCGCGGCGGACCGCTATCACGGCGTCAATCGTTTCGACGTGCTGACCGGCGCGCAGGACAAGCCCAAGGCCAACGCGCCCTCCTACACCAGCGTCTTCGCCAAGACCCTGGTGGCCGAGGCCGAGCGCGACGACAAGATCGTCGCCATCACCGCGGCCATGCCGGCCGGCACCGGGCTCGATCTGTTCGAGAAGGCCTTCCCGGACCGCATGTTCGACGTGGCCATCGCCGAGCAGCATGCCGTGACCTTCGCCGCCGGCCTCGCCTGCGAGGGCTATAAGCCCTTCTGCGCGCTCTATTCTACCTTCCTGCAGCGCGGCTACGACCAGCTGGTGCATGACGTCGCGATCCAGCATCTGCCGGTGCGTTTCGCCATTGACCGCGCCGGCCTCGTCGGCGCCGACGGCCCCACCCATGCCGGCGCTTTCGACATCGCCTATCTCGCTTGCCTGCCGGGCATGGTGCTCATGTCGCCTTCGGACGAGGCCGAGCTGGTTCATATGGTGGCGACCTCCGTCGCCTTCGACGAAGGCCCGATCGCCTTCCGCTATCCGCGCGGCGAGGGCGTCGGCGTCGAGTTGCCGCAGCGTGGCGAGGTTCTGGAGATCGGCCGCGGCCGCGTGATCCGCGAGGGCTCGAAAGTGGCGATCCTCTCGCTCGGCACGCGGCTCGCCGATGCGCTGACGGCGGCCAAGGAGCTTTCCGGCCGCGGCATTTCGACGACGGTCGCGGACGCCCGCTTCGCCAAGCCGCTCGACCGCGATCTGCTGCTGCGCCTCGCCGCCAATCACGAGGTCCTCATCACGATAGAGGAAGGCTCGATCGGCGGCTTCGGCTCGCAGGCGTTCCAAGTCCTGTCGGAGCATGGCGCGCTGGACGGCGCGCGTGGGACGTTCAAGTTCCGCTCTATGATCCTGCCCGATCTCTATATCGACCATGACAAGCAGGACGTGATGCTCGCCCGCGCCGGCCTCGACGCCCGCGCCATAGTGGCCAAGGCCCTGGAGGCGCTCGGCGACGAGCGCGGCGCCGCCCGCGCGCTGATCGCCTGA